A window of Saccharomyces eubayanus strain FM1318 chromosome XII, whole genome shotgun sequence contains these coding sequences:
- the ATP10 gene encoding Atp10p: protein MQVTFKRLYHPTLARMSFLSKFLKPMMKTASPKDYQVKQLIKPVGLTEAPKRNVKYSQGNSLKDMFDSQKTNHRVEELSAEFSKSGLYEVQVFQKTKGKMFLAPISYWKDTKALYFPHLVGTSVDGTKDQNIEDLLRGKTSIVRLFSTAAGDKLSGSYFQEATSDNKTTDYLMDADARLGLNNHNVQIIEVNLIENAVKSALVKTLARWTNRIPNWRQPFYFECSRAQWPFHIREELFCNNVFSGYVFLVDQHLKVRWAACGEATPSEKEALWKFAKIL from the coding sequence atgcAGGTCACTTTCAAAAGGCTTTACCATCCCACTCTTGCTCGGATGTCCTTCTTGAGTAAATTCCTCAAgccaatgatgaaaacagCTTCCCCAAAGGACTACCAGGTAAAGCAATTGATTAAACCCGTAGGTTTGACAGAGGCGCCAAAGCGTAATGTGAAATATTCGCAGGGAAACTCGCTGAAGGATATGTTCGATTCGCAAAAGACTAACCACAGAGTGGAAGAATTGAGCGCTGAATTCAGCAAGTCCGGGCTTTACGAAGTACAAGTCTTCCAGAAGACTAAGGGGAAAATGTTCTTGGCCCCGATTTCATACTGGAAGGACACTAAGGCTTTATATTTTCCTCATCTAGTTGGTACTTCCGTGGATGGTACGAAAGACCAAAATATTGAGGATCTTCTGAGGGGTAAAACCAGTATCGTGAGATTATTCAGCACAGCTGCTGGTGATAAGTTGAGTGGTTCTTATTTCCAAGAAGCAACCAGCGATAACAAAACCACTGACTATTTGATGGATGCTGATGCTCGTTTGGGTCTAAACAATCATAATGTGCAAATCATCGAAGTGAACCTCATAGAGAATGCTGTGAAAAGCGCCCTTGTAAAAACACTTGCTCGTTGGACTAATCGTATTCCAAACTGGCGTCAGCCGTTTTATTTCGAGTGCTCCAGAGCTCAATGGCCATTTCACATCAGAGAAGAACTCTTCTGCAATAATGTCTTTTCTGGCTACGTCTTTTTGGTGGACCAACACCTGAAAGTTAGATGGGCAGCCTGTGGGGAGGCCACTCCATCCGAAAAGGAAGCGTTGTGGAAGTTTGCTAAAATCCTCTAA